In Hydrogenovibrio thermophilus, the following are encoded in one genomic region:
- a CDS encoding DUF2927 domain-containing protein, translating to MLSTPLRSIWLVITLTSITAATWANSLTNDWQSPAYIEKAFSEIALKNEYRQTDGRVIKWQQPIYYQYQYYFLPKNDLVTRLTDAHLAQLKNITKHPIQNSNTVHPANFKIIFTKDRYYQMAIDTFAPSDVKNLSRESHCMGTYHLNKQHEIVHAAIIIPVDHAMSRGLLPACIVEEITQVMGLPNDSDWVNPSIANDKSRIDLLTGLDYIMLKLLYSPDVKAGMNQNDIQPIVRRELQFYQRNGLIRKAGHLVNKAGLYPLLN from the coding sequence ATGTTGAGTACACCGCTTCGATCCATCTGGCTCGTGATCACGCTAACGTCTATCACGGCCGCCACTTGGGCCAATAGCCTGACAAACGACTGGCAGTCCCCCGCTTACATTGAAAAAGCCTTTTCGGAAATCGCGCTGAAAAATGAATACCGTCAAACGGATGGCCGAGTCATCAAATGGCAACAGCCCATCTACTATCAATACCAGTATTACTTTCTTCCGAAAAACGATTTGGTCACTCGCCTGACCGACGCCCATCTCGCACAACTGAAAAACATCACAAAACATCCGATCCAAAACAGCAATACTGTCCACCCGGCAAACTTCAAAATCATTTTCACCAAGGACCGTTACTACCAAATGGCCATTGATACCTTCGCCCCTTCGGATGTGAAAAACTTGTCCCGGGAAAGTCATTGTATGGGAACTTACCACCTGAACAAACAACACGAAATCGTTCACGCCGCCATCATCATTCCGGTAGACCATGCCATGAGCCGAGGCCTGCTACCGGCCTGCATCGTGGAGGAAATTACACAAGTCATGGGACTGCCGAATGATTCGGACTGGGTCAATCCCAGCATCGCCAACGATAAAAGTCGCATCGACCTACTGACCGGCTTGGATTACATCATGTTGAAGCTACTATATTCACCCGACGTCAAAGCCGGCATGAATCAAAACGACATCCAACCGATTGTTCGCCGCGAACTGCAATTTTATCAGCGCAATGGCCTGATACGTAAGGCAGGACACCTCGTCAATAAAGCCGGGCTGTATCCGCTGCTGAATTAA
- a CDS encoding DNA-directed RNA polymerase subunit alpha, whose protein sequence is MQEMLEQLLTPRLVDIKTVGGFNSRVTLEPLERGFGHTLGNALRRILLSSMPGAAIVEAQIDGVLHEYSAIEGVREDVLEILLNLKEVAIKLNETSEAELTLSKKGPAVVTAGDIQLNHDTEIMNPDLIIAHLSEGAELSMKLKVEKGIGYRAAVQTDESESANIGVLKLDASFSPVKTVSYEVQNARVEQRTDLDKLILNVVTDGTLDPEDAIKQAATVLHYQLIAFVDLKHKEIVVQEEEENEFDPIFLQPVDDLELTVRSANCLKAEQIYYIGDLVQRAESSLLKTPNLGKKSLQEIKDVLAQRGLGLGTKLENWPPSSLVSKESA, encoded by the coding sequence ATGCAAGAGATGTTAGAGCAGCTACTAACTCCACGTTTAGTAGATATTAAAACGGTTGGCGGTTTTAATAGCCGTGTAACTCTTGAGCCTCTAGAGCGTGGTTTTGGGCATACTCTAGGGAATGCTTTAAGAAGAATCTTATTATCTTCAATGCCGGGTGCGGCGATTGTTGAAGCTCAGATTGACGGTGTGTTGCACGAGTATTCGGCAATCGAAGGGGTTCGCGAAGATGTTTTGGAAATCTTGCTGAACTTGAAAGAGGTTGCCATTAAATTGAATGAAACCTCGGAAGCCGAATTGACCTTGTCGAAAAAAGGGCCAGCGGTCGTAACAGCAGGTGACATTCAGTTGAATCATGATACTGAAATCATGAACCCAGACTTGATCATCGCTCACTTGAGCGAAGGCGCCGAACTTTCCATGAAACTGAAAGTGGAAAAAGGCATCGGGTACCGTGCAGCGGTTCAAACGGATGAATCCGAATCAGCGAATATCGGTGTTCTGAAATTGGATGCCAGTTTCAGCCCTGTTAAAACCGTTAGCTATGAAGTTCAAAACGCTCGTGTTGAGCAAAGAACGGACTTGGATAAGCTGATTTTGAATGTCGTGACTGATGGAACTTTGGATCCGGAAGATGCGATCAAACAAGCGGCAACGGTGTTGCATTATCAACTGATTGCGTTTGTGGATTTGAAGCACAAAGAGATTGTGGTTCAGGAAGAAGAAGAGAACGAATTCGATCCAATCTTCTTGCAGCCGGTAGACGATTTGGAGTTAACGGTTCGTTCTGCAAACTGCTTGAAAGCCGAACAAATCTACTATATTGGTGATTTGGTTCAGCGCGCCGAGTCCAGCTTGTTGAAGACACCGAACTTAGGTAAAAAATCGTTACAAGAAATCAAAGACGTTCTTGCGCAAAGAGGTCTTGGTTTGGGTACAAAACTTGAAAACTGGCCGCCATCAAGCCTGGTGAGTAAAGAGTCAGCATAA
- a CDS encoding TatD family hydrolase: MSCFFDTHCHLADANFSSDFLSQCLASQSRPSSAQKHYYLAVSTSPEDWLKTVELGRQYPHVFPAIGLHPWFVQDGYLQQLSALDDFLSVHRDAIFAIGEIGLDKGAGRPSMVWQEVVFEHQIQLAERYDLPVSIHCTKAFNPMLTHLRDSNVAGVMHGFTGGAVMAKQFVEAGMLIGVNSVLLNENARRYHELVQTIGLDALVLESDAPFGQNLPVSNPLSGLGDLSVKIAALLQVSEETVLEHSCENAKRLFLKGRDGSII, encoded by the coding sequence ATGTCCTGCTTTTTTGATACACATTGTCATTTAGCGGATGCTAATTTTTCGTCCGACTTCCTTAGCCAGTGTCTGGCATCTCAATCACGCCCATCATCAGCTCAAAAACACTATTATCTCGCGGTTTCGACTTCACCTGAAGACTGGTTGAAAACCGTCGAACTAGGCCGTCAATATCCACACGTTTTTCCAGCCATTGGATTGCATCCATGGTTTGTCCAGGACGGTTATCTTCAGCAACTGTCTGCCCTAGATGATTTTTTGTCCGTACACCGTGATGCGATTTTTGCCATCGGTGAAATCGGATTGGATAAAGGGGCCGGTCGGCCTTCCATGGTGTGGCAAGAAGTGGTTTTTGAGCATCAGATTCAACTGGCGGAGCGTTATGATTTACCGGTTTCAATTCATTGCACCAAAGCGTTTAATCCAATGTTGACGCATTTACGTGATTCAAACGTGGCGGGCGTCATGCATGGATTTACGGGCGGTGCAGTGATGGCCAAGCAATTTGTTGAAGCCGGAATGCTGATAGGTGTCAATTCGGTGTTATTGAATGAAAATGCTCGTCGGTATCATGAGCTCGTTCAGACCATTGGGTTGGACGCGTTGGTCTTGGAGTCGGATGCCCCTTTTGGTCAGAATCTTCCGGTTTCAAACCCGCTGTCAGGTCTGGGCGATTTATCGGTTAAAATAGCCGCATTATTGCAGGTGAGTGAAGAAACGGTGTTGGAGCACAGCTGCGAGAATGCAAAACGATTATTTTTAAAGGGCAGAGATGGAAGCATTATTTGA
- the rplQ gene encoding 50S ribosomal protein L17 gives MRHRKSGRKLNRNSSHRKAMFRNMSASLIEHEVIKTTVAKAKELRGVAEPLITLAKQDSVHNRRVAFSRLRDKAAVGKLFSELGPRYESRPGGYIRILKCGFRPGDNAPMAYVELVDRPQAEAAESSED, from the coding sequence ATGCGTCATCGTAAAAGTGGTCGTAAATTAAATCGTAATAGCTCACATCGTAAAGCGATGTTCAGAAACATGTCAGCATCTTTGATCGAACATGAAGTGATCAAAACGACTGTGGCTAAAGCGAAAGAATTGCGTGGTGTTGCCGAACCGCTAATCACATTAGCGAAGCAAGACAGCGTTCACAACCGTCGTGTCGCTTTTTCACGTTTACGTGATAAAGCTGCAGTCGGTAAACTTTTTTCGGAATTAGGTCCTCGTTATGAGTCTCGTCCGGGTGGGTACATTCGCATTTTGAAATGCGGATTCCGTCCGGGAGACAATGCGCCGATGGCCTATGTTGAGTTGGTTGACCGCCCTCAAGCGGAAGCAGCCGAGTCTTCTGAAGACTAA
- the uvrA gene encoding excinuclease ABC subunit UvrA, with amino-acid sequence MLEEIIVRGARTHNLKNIDIALPRDKLIVITGLSGSGKSSLAFDTIYAEGQRRYVESLSAYARQFLSVMEKPDIDHIEGLSPAISIEQKSTSHNPRSTVGTVTEIYDYLRLLYARAGTPRCPTHHCDLVAQTVSQMVDHTLELPEGTKCLLVAPVVRGKKGSHQNLLDELQAQGYVRARIDGKLLELDGGIELDKKFKHDIEVVVDRFKIRSDIKQRLAESFETALHLADGIAQVLPMDEDDDFQLLFSERFSCPHCGYSVPELEPRIFSFNNPHGACPTCDGLGVKQTFDPARVIMHPDLSLAGGAIRGWDRRHKYYYDILKAVADHYAFDMETPWTELDKKHQDIVLYGSGKEKLPLPHGRYSDTRRFEGVIPNMERRYAETDSKAVRDELEKFRVSHLCSSCHGTRLNEAARNVFVAEKTLPELTEQPIGELHTFFTDLKLDGTKGQIAEKIIKEVHDRLSFLVNVGLNYLTLNRSADTLSGGEAQRIRLASQIGAGLVGVMYVLDEPSIGLHQRDNDRLLNTLNHLRDLGNTVIVVEHDEDAIRAADYVLDIGPGAGVHGGRIMAQGSPDEIMATKASLTGQYLTGERAIHIPEQRLPRTKNKTLKIQGASGNNLKNVDLEIPAGLLTCITGVSGSGKSTLINETLYKITANQLNKVALEPAAYDKVSGLEHFDKVVNIDQSPIGRTPRSNPATYTGLFTPIRELLAATPESRTRGYTPGRFSFNVKGGRCEACQGDGVLKVEMHFLPDVYVACDVCHGARYNRETLQVDYKGKNIHEILEMTVEDARAFFDAIPVIARKLQMLMEVGLGYIKLGQSATTLSGGEAQRVKLAKELSKRDTGNTLYILDEPTTGLHFHDIELLLKVIQNLRDQGNTIVIIEHNLDVIKTADWIVDLGPEGGSGGGEIIATGTPEDVAKNKHSYTGHYLKKILDAGRRRSG; translated from the coding sequence ATGCTAGAAGAGATTATCGTTCGTGGCGCACGCACGCACAATTTGAAAAACATCGACATTGCGCTTCCCCGCGACAAGCTGATTGTCATCACCGGCCTGTCCGGTTCCGGAAAATCCTCTCTAGCCTTCGACACCATTTACGCCGAAGGGCAACGTCGTTATGTGGAATCGCTGTCCGCCTATGCCCGTCAATTTTTGTCGGTCATGGAAAAACCCGACATCGACCACATCGAAGGGCTGTCGCCAGCGATTTCCATCGAGCAAAAATCCACCTCCCACAACCCCCGCTCCACCGTCGGCACCGTCACCGAAATCTATGACTATCTGCGTTTGTTGTATGCACGGGCCGGCACGCCGCGTTGCCCGACACACCATTGTGACTTGGTGGCGCAAACCGTCAGCCAGATGGTCGACCACACGTTGGAACTGCCGGAAGGCACGAAGTGTTTACTGGTCGCGCCGGTAGTGCGCGGCAAGAAAGGTTCCCACCAAAACCTGCTGGACGAGCTGCAAGCGCAGGGCTATGTGCGCGCCCGCATTGACGGTAAACTACTGGAATTGGACGGCGGCATCGAGCTGGATAAAAAATTCAAACACGACATCGAAGTCGTCGTCGATCGCTTCAAAATCCGCTCGGACATCAAGCAACGTCTGGCCGAATCTTTTGAAACCGCGCTGCACCTGGCCGATGGTATTGCCCAAGTACTGCCGATGGATGAAGACGATGATTTCCAATTGCTGTTTTCAGAACGCTTTTCCTGCCCGCACTGCGGCTACTCGGTGCCGGAATTGGAACCACGCATCTTCTCATTCAACAATCCACACGGCGCCTGCCCGACCTGTGACGGTCTCGGCGTTAAGCAAACCTTCGATCCGGCACGCGTCATTATGCACCCGGATTTAAGCTTGGCGGGTGGCGCTATCCGGGGCTGGGACCGCCGCCATAAATACTACTATGACATTCTCAAAGCAGTGGCCGACCACTATGCATTCGATATGGAAACGCCTTGGACCGAACTGGATAAAAAACACCAAGACATCGTGCTTTACGGCTCCGGCAAAGAAAAACTGCCGTTGCCGCATGGCCGCTATTCCGACACCCGTCGCTTTGAAGGTGTCATTCCGAACATGGAGCGTCGCTATGCCGAGACCGACAGCAAAGCGGTGCGTGACGAACTGGAAAAATTCCGTGTGTCGCATTTGTGCAGCAGTTGCCACGGCACCCGGCTTAACGAGGCGGCGCGGAATGTATTCGTCGCCGAAAAAACCCTGCCGGAATTGACCGAACAGCCGATTGGCGAACTCCACACCTTTTTCACAGACCTGAAGCTGGACGGCACCAAAGGGCAGATTGCCGAAAAAATCATCAAAGAAGTGCATGACCGCTTGTCCTTTTTGGTCAACGTCGGCCTCAACTACCTGACCCTGAACCGAAGTGCCGACACCTTATCCGGCGGCGAAGCGCAACGTATCCGCCTGGCCAGTCAGATCGGCGCCGGACTGGTTGGCGTCATGTACGTGCTGGACGAGCCCTCCATCGGGCTGCACCAGCGCGACAACGACCGTCTGTTGAATACCCTGAACCACCTTCGTGACTTGGGCAATACCGTCATCGTGGTCGAACACGACGAAGATGCCATCCGCGCCGCCGATTACGTATTGGACATCGGTCCGGGCGCCGGCGTCCACGGCGGGCGCATCATGGCGCAAGGCTCACCGGATGAAATCATGGCCACCAAAGCGTCGCTGACCGGTCAATACCTGACCGGCGAACGCGCCATTCACATTCCGGAGCAACGCCTGCCGCGCACCAAGAACAAAACCTTGAAAATCCAAGGTGCCTCAGGCAACAACCTGAAAAACGTGGATTTGGAAATCCCGGCCGGTTTGCTGACCTGCATCACCGGTGTATCCGGTTCCGGCAAGTCGACACTGATTAACGAGACTCTCTATAAGATCACGGCCAACCAACTGAATAAAGTGGCATTGGAACCGGCCGCTTATGACAAGGTTTCCGGACTGGAACATTTTGACAAGGTCGTCAACATCGACCAAAGCCCGATTGGGCGGACGCCTCGCTCCAACCCGGCGACTTACACCGGATTGTTTACACCGATCCGTGAATTGTTAGCCGCCACGCCGGAATCGAGAACCCGTGGCTACACGCCCGGTCGTTTCAGCTTCAACGTCAAGGGCGGTCGCTGTGAAGCCTGCCAGGGTGACGGCGTTTTGAAAGTGGAAATGCACTTTCTGCCGGATGTGTACGTGGCGTGCGACGTCTGTCACGGCGCGCGCTATAACCGTGAAACCCTGCAAGTGGATTACAAAGGCAAAAACATTCATGAAATTCTGGAAATGACGGTGGAAGATGCCCGGGCGTTTTTCGATGCCATTCCGGTGATTGCCCGTAAATTACAAATGCTGATGGAAGTCGGGCTCGGTTACATCAAACTCGGACAGAGCGCGACCACTCTCTCCGGCGGTGAAGCCCAGCGCGTCAAACTGGCAAAAGAACTGTCAAAACGCGATACCGGCAACACCCTTTACATTTTGGATGAACCGACAACCGGCTTGCATTTCCACGACATTGAGCTATTATTGAAAGTCATTCAAAATCTGCGCGACCAAGGCAATACCATCGTCATTATCGAACACAATCTGGACGTGATCAAAACAGCGGATTGGATTGTGGACCTCGGACCCGAAGGCGGGTCTGGAGGCGGTGAGATCATCGCCACCGGGACACCGGAAGACGTGGCGAAAAACAAACACTCCTACACCGGCCATTATTTGAAAAAAATTCTTGACGCCGGCCGGCGTAGAAGCGGCTAA
- the rpsD gene encoding 30S ribosomal protein S4: MARYIGPKCKLSRREGTDLFLKSGVRSIESKCKIDQLPGQHGAGRKRVTEYGLQLREKQKVRRIYGVLEKKFRLYYKEADRRKGSTGVNLLQLLESRLDNVVYRMGFASTRAEARQLVSHKAIHVNGQSVNIPSYEVSAGDVVSIREKSRSQSRIATALELSNQAGNVSWVEVDPSKFEGVFKSVPDRSDLSADISENLIVELYSK, from the coding sequence ATGGCTAGATATATTGGTCCAAAATGTAAACTATCACGTCGTGAAGGAACTGATCTATTTTTGAAGAGCGGTGTTCGTAGCATCGAATCAAAATGTAAAATTGATCAGTTGCCAGGTCAGCATGGAGCCGGCCGCAAACGTGTGACTGAATATGGTTTACAGTTAAGAGAAAAACAAAAAGTACGTCGTATTTACGGAGTTCTAGAGAAGAAATTCCGTTTGTACTATAAAGAAGCCGACCGTCGTAAAGGGTCAACCGGTGTAAACCTTCTGCAATTGCTTGAAAGCAGATTGGATAACGTCGTTTACCGTATGGGGTTTGCCTCGACTCGTGCAGAAGCAAGACAATTGGTTTCGCATAAAGCGATTCATGTTAACGGTCAATCAGTAAACATCCCTTCTTATGAAGTGTCTGCTGGTGACGTTGTGAGCATTAGAGAGAAGTCTCGTAGCCAATCTCGTATTGCAACTGCACTTGAGTTGAGTAATCAAGCTGGCAATGTAAGCTGGGTAGAAGTTGATCCTTCTAAATTTGAAGGTGTATTCAAATCTGTACCGGATCGTTCAGACTTATCTGCGGATATTTCAGAAAACCTAATTGTCGAGCTTTACTCTAAGTAA
- a CDS encoding SIMPL domain-containing protein (The SIMPL domain is named for its presence in mouse protein SIMPL (signalling molecule that associates with mouse pelle-like kinase). Bacterial member BP26, from Brucella, was shown to assemble into a channel-like structure, while YggE from E. coli has been associated with resistance to oxidative stress.), with protein MNSILSILLAVTLSLFAFGQAWADEDANRFNRISFAETVSETVSNDQVTVQFIARAQDSDPETVAREVNQQMQHAKQLIDRAQGLRVQTGGYRIHPVYDKDQNIQTWRGQQTLSIETQNSPGLAKILTELQSLLSYNGMQFSVSRQQQKRVMERLLKQGIQAYRDKAKQIARAFGKEAFNITETHIDNPMPPTIYRQPRTLALSAMKAESAPVMEAGQTDLRLTISGVVTIRNDTF; from the coding sequence ATGAACTCAATACTTTCGATCCTGCTTGCCGTGACCCTTTCCCTGTTCGCTTTCGGCCAGGCCTGGGCCGATGAAGATGCCAACCGCTTCAACCGCATCAGCTTTGCCGAAACCGTTTCGGAAACCGTCAGCAACGATCAAGTCACCGTGCAGTTCATCGCCCGCGCTCAAGACAGCGACCCGGAGACCGTCGCTCGTGAGGTCAACCAACAAATGCAACACGCCAAACAACTGATTGACCGCGCACAGGGCTTACGCGTACAGACCGGCGGTTACCGAATTCACCCGGTCTATGACAAAGACCAAAACATCCAAACCTGGCGCGGCCAACAAACGCTGAGCATCGAAACCCAGAATTCGCCAGGCCTGGCGAAAATCCTGACGGAGCTGCAAAGCCTGCTCAGCTACAACGGCATGCAGTTCTCGGTTTCCCGCCAGCAACAGAAACGCGTCATGGAACGCCTGCTGAAACAAGGCATTCAGGCTTATCGGGACAAAGCCAAACAAATCGCTCGCGCCTTTGGCAAAGAAGCGTTCAACATCACCGAAACCCACATCGACAACCCGATGCCACCCACTATTTATCGCCAACCCCGTACCCTAGCCCTTTCCGCCATGAAAGCGGAATCGGCTCCGGTCATGGAAGCCGGACAAACCGATCTTCGACTGACCATTTCCGGCGTGGTCACGATTCGTAACGATACGTTTTAA
- a CDS encoding tRNA threonylcarbamoyladenosine dehydratase, protein MEALFERSRLVFDDEGIERLKGSHVLVAGVGGVGGFVIEALARAGVGRLTIVDHDQVSPSNLNRQIIALESTLGKNKALVMQARIQDINPECEVVTIQRFLKPDDMDELLQSDFDYVVDAIDSLNCKVALVATAFQKGFKVVSSMGAGRRIDPSKIQITDVSKTHTCGLARNMRQRLKKQRIHKGITVVFSTELPKDPGPMEEIEGARGRVVNGTASYMPGLFGLMLAGVVIKDLAG, encoded by the coding sequence ATGGAAGCATTATTTGAACGAAGCCGTCTGGTGTTTGACGATGAGGGGATTGAACGCTTGAAAGGCAGTCATGTACTGGTGGCCGGTGTGGGCGGTGTTGGCGGGTTTGTTATTGAAGCCTTAGCGAGAGCAGGGGTTGGACGGCTGACGATTGTCGATCACGACCAGGTCTCACCGTCGAATTTGAACCGTCAGATCATCGCGCTGGAATCAACCTTAGGGAAAAATAAGGCACTGGTCATGCAGGCGCGTATTCAAGATATTAATCCGGAGTGTGAGGTGGTGACGATTCAGCGTTTTTTAAAGCCGGACGATATGGACGAATTACTGCAGAGTGATTTTGATTATGTGGTCGATGCCATCGATAGCCTGAATTGTAAAGTGGCGTTGGTGGCAACGGCTTTCCAAAAAGGTTTCAAAGTAGTTTCGAGTATGGGGGCCGGGCGGCGGATTGACCCGTCAAAAATTCAGATTACCGATGTGTCGAAGACCCATACATGCGGTCTAGCGCGTAATATGCGGCAGCGCTTGAAAAAACAACGTATTCATAAAGGAATCACGGTGGTCTTTTCGACCGAACTTCCAAAAGATCCAGGTCCAATGGAAGAAATTGAAGGCGCACGCGGGCGAGTGGTGAATGGGACAGCCAGTTACATGCCTGGCCTTTTCGGTTTAATGCTGGCCGGGGTGGTGATTAAGGATTTGGCCGGTTAA